From the genome of Brassica oleracea var. oleracea cultivar TO1000 chromosome C4, BOL, whole genome shotgun sequence:
NNNNNNNNNNNNNNNNNNNNNNNNNNNNNNNNNNNNNNNNNNNNNNNNNNNNNNNNNNNNNNNNNNNNNNNNNNNNNNNNNNNNNNNNNNNNNNNNNNNNNNNNNNNNNNNNNNNNNNNNNNNNNNNNNNNNNNNNNNNNNNNNNNNNNNNNNNNNNNNNNNNNNNNNNNNNNNNNNNNNNNNNNNNNNNNNNNNNNNNNNNNNNNNNNNNNNNNNNNNNNNNNNNNNNNNNNNNNNNNNNNNNNNNNNNNNNNNNNNNNNNNNNNNNNNNNNNNNNNNNNNNNNNNNNNNNNNNNNNNNNNNNNNNNNNNNNNNNNNNNNNNNNNNNNNNNNNNNNNNNNNNNNNNNNNNNNNNNNNNNNNNNNNNNNNNNNNNNNNNNNNNNNNNNNNNNNNNNNNNNNNNNNNNNNNNNNNNNNNNNNNNNNNNNNNNNNNNNNNNNNNNNNNNNNNNNNNNNNNNNNNNNNNNNNNNNNNNNNNNNNNNNNNNNNNNNNNNNNNNNNNNNNNNNNNNNNNNNNNNNNNNNNNNNNNNNNNNNNNNNNNNNNNNNNNNNNNNNNNNNNNNNNNNNNNNNNNNNNNNNNNNNNNNNNNNNNNNNNNNNNNNNNNNNNNNNNNNNNNNNNNNNNNNNNNNNNNNNNNNNNNNNNNNNNNNNNNNNNNNNNNNNNNNNNNNNNNNNNNNNNNNNNNNNNNNNNNNNNNNNNNNNNNNNNNNNNNNNNNNNNNNNNNNNNNNNNNNNNNNNNNNNNNNNNNNNNNNNNNNNNNNNNNNNNNNNNNNNNNNNNNNNNNNNNNNNNNNNNNNNNNNNNNNNNNNNNNNNNNNNNNNNNNNNNNNNNNNNNNNNNNNNNNNNNNNNNNNNNNNNNNNNNNNNNNNNNNNNNNNNNNNNNNNNNNNNNNNNNNNNNNNNNNNNNNNNNNNNNNNNNNNNNNNNNNNNNNNNNNNNNNNNNNNNNNNNNNNNNNNNNNNNNNNNNNNNNNNNNNNNNNNNNNNNNNNNNNNNNNNNNNNNNNNNNNNNNNNNNNNNNNNNNNNNNNNNNNNNNNNNNNNNNNNNNNNNNNNNNNNNNNNNNNNNNNNNNNNNNNNNNNNNNNNNNNNNNNNNNNNNNNNNNNNNNNNNNNNNNNNNNNNNNNNNNNNNNNNNNNNNNNNNNNNNNNNNNNNNNNNNNNNNNNNNNNNNNNNNNNNNNNNNNNNNNNNNNNNNNNNNNNNNNNNNNNNNNNNNNNNNNNNNNNNNNNNNNNNNNNNNNNNNNNNNNNNNNNNNNNNNNNNNNNNNNNNNNNNNNNNNNNNNNNNNNNNNNNNNNNNNNNNNNNNNNNNNNNNNNNNNNNNNNNNNNNNNNNNNNNNNNNNNNNNNNNNNNNNNNNNNNNNNNNNNNNNNNNNNNNNNNNNNNNNNNNNNNNNNNNNNNNNNNNNNNNNNNNNNNNNNNNNNNNNNNNNNNNNNNNNNNNNNNNNNNNNNNNNNNNNNNNNNNNNNNNNNNNNNNNNNNNNNNNNNNNNNNNNNNNNNNNNNNNNNNNNNNNNNNNNNNNNNNNNNNNNNNNNNNNNNNNNNNNNNNNNNNNNNNNNNNNNNNNNNNNNNNNNNNNNNNNNNNNNNNNNNNNNNNNNNNNNNNNNNNNNNNNNNNNNNNNNNNNNNNNNNNNNNNNNNNNNNNNNNNNNNNNNNNNNNNNNNNNNNNNNNNNNNNNNNNNNNNNNNNNNNNNNNNNNNNNNNNNNNNNNNNNNNNNNNNNNNNNNNNNNNNNNNNNNNNNNNNNNNNNNNNNNNNNNNNNNNNNNNNNNNNNNNNNNNNNNNNNNNNNNNNNNNNNNNNNNNNNNNNNNNNNNNNNNNNNNNNNNNNNNNNNNNNNNNNNNNNNNNNNNNNNNNNNNNNNNNNNNNNNNNNNNNNNNNNNNNNNNNNNNNNNNNNNNNNNNNNNNNNNNNNNNNNNNNNNNNNNNNNNNNNNNNNNNNNNNNNNNNNNNNNNNNNNNNNNNNNNNNNNNNNNNNNNNNNNNNNNNNNNNNNNNNNNNNNNNNNNNNNNNNNNNNNNNNNNNNNNNNNNNNNNNNNNNNNNNNNNNNNNNNNNNNNNNNNNNNNNNNNNNNNNNNNNNNNNNNNNNNNNNNNNNNNNNNNNNNNNNNNNNNNNNNNNNNNNNNNNNNNNNNNNNNNNNNNNNNNNNNNNNNNNNNNNNNNNNNNNNNNNNNNNNNNNNNNNNNNNNNNNNNNNNNNNNNNNNNNNNNNNNNNNNNNNNNNNNNNNNNNNNNNNNNNNNNNNNNNNNNNNNNNNNNNNNNNNNNNNNNNNNNNNNNNNNNNNNNNNNNNNNNNNNNNNNNNNNNNNNNNNNNNNNNNNNNNNNNNNNNNNNNNNNNNNNNNNNNNNNNNNNNNNNNNNNNNNNNNNNNNNNNNNNNNNNNNNNNNNNNNNNNNNNNNNNNNNNNNNNNNNNNNNNNNNNNNNNNNNNNNNNNNNNNNNNNNNNNNNNNNNNNNNNNNNNNNNNNNNNNNNNNNNNNNNNNNNNNNNNNNNNNNNNNNNNNNNNNNNNNNNNNNNNNNNNNNNNNNNNNNNNNNNNNNNNNNNNNNNNNNNNNNNNNNNNNNNNNNNNNNNNNNNNNNNNNNNNNNNNNNNNNNNNNNNNNNNNNNNNNNNNNNNNNNNNNNNNNNNNNNNNNNNNNNNNNNNNNNNNNNNNNNNNNNNNNNNNNNNNNNNNNNNNNNNNNNNNNNNNNNNNNNNNNNNNNNNNNNNNNNNNNNNNNNNNNNNNNNNNNNNNNNNNNNNNNNNNNNNNNNNNNNNNNNNNNNNNNNNNNNNNNNNNNNNNNNNNNNNNNNNNNNNNNNNNNNNNNNNNNNNNNNNNNNNNNNNNNNNNNNNNNNNNNNNNNNNNNNNNNNNNNNNNNNNNNNNNNNNNNNNNNNNNNNNNNNNNNNNNNNNNNNNNNNNNNNNNNNNNNNNNNNNNNNNNNNNNNNNNNNNNNNNNNNNNNNNNNNNNNNNNNNNNNNNNNNNNNNNNNNNNNNNNNNNNNNNNNNNNNNNNNNNNNNNNNNNNNNNNNNNNNNNNNNNNNNNNNNNNNNNNNNNNNNNNNNNNNNNNNNNNNNNNNNNNNNNNNNNNNNNNNNNNNNNNNNNNNNNNNNNNNNNNNNNNNNNNNNNNNNNNNNNNNNNNNNNNNNNNNNNNNNNNNNNNNNNNNNNNNNNNNNNNNNNNNNNNNNNNNNNNNNNNNNNNNNNNNNNNNNNNNNNNNNNNNNNNNNNNNNNNNNNNNNNNNNNNNNNNNNNNNNNNNNNNNNNNNNNNNNNNNNNNNNNNNNNNNNNNNNNNNNNNNNNNNNNNNNNNNNNNNNNNNNNNNNNNNNNNNNNNNNNNNNNNNNNNNNNNNNNNNNNNNNNNNNNNNNNNNNNNNNNNNNNNNNNNNNNNNNNNNNNNNNNNNNNNNNNNNNNNNNNNNNNNNNNNNNNNNNNNNNNNNNNNNNNNNNNNNNNNNNNNNNNNNNNNNNNNNNNNNNNNNNNNNNNNNNNNNNNNNNNNNNNNNNNNNNNNNNNNNNNNNNNNNNNNNNNNNNNNNNNNNNNNNNNNNNNNNNNNNNNNNNNNNNNNNNNNNNNNNNNNNNNNNNNNNNNNNNNNNNNNNNNNNNNNNNNNNNNNNNNNNNNNNNNNNNNNNNNNNNNNNNNNNNNNNNNNNNNNNNNNNNNNNNNNNNNNNNNNNNNNNNNNNNNNNNNNNNNNNNNNNNNNNNNNNNNNNNNNNNNNNNNNNNNNNNNNNNNNNNNNNNNNNNNNNNNNNNNNNNNNNNNNNNNNNNNNNNNNNNNNNNNNNNNNNNNNNNNNNNNNNNNNNNNNNNNNNNNNNNNNNNNNNNNNNNNNNNNNNNNNNNNNNNNNNNNNNNNNNNNNNNNNNNNNNNNNNNNNNNNNNNNNNNNNNNNNNNNNNNNNNNNNNNNNNNNNNNNNNNNNNNNNNNNNNNNNNNNNNNNNNNAAAATGTTAATGGCATTTTCGTAGATAAAATGCAGGTGTGGGGTTAAAATCTCAAAAAAAAAAGGAGTCAAAAGAAAAGGTTAGTTTTCTGTTTGACTTTAAGTTTTGAGTTACTTTTGCAAAAAACCCTTTATTTAATGCTACTTTTATGTAATCAAGATAAACTACAAAAAAAAATTGTATTTTTTTAATCTTTGTGCAAAAATCTTAAACATCGCTTAACTAAACACTAACATTGTCTTCACTTCTGCAAAACATAGCTGGTATCGTCTAAATCGATGTGTAAAATCTGAATTTTTTAAAAGTTTGTGTATTTAATAGAAAAAAAAATTAGTTTGTGTATTAAACGGGAATCCAACATAGTTAGTGTATTTTATTAACAAATGAAAAATAGTTTTTGCATTTTTAAGGAATTTTTTTCACAATTTAAACACGTGTTAGTTAAACACTAACGCCGTCATCACTTCCGTTTAATATAGTTAACGCCGTCTAAAATGATGCGTAAAATCTACGAATTTCAAAAGTTTGTGTATTTAATAGACAACAAAAATTAGTTCGTGTATTAAACATAGATCCAAAATAGTTCATGTATTTTATTAGCAAATGAAAATTACTCTATGTATTTTTAAGGAATTTTCCTTATAATAAACAAACATATAACTTGTCTAAACCTCGCCCAAGTCTGAATAATTTTTAGTTACTATCTAGTGATTTTTTTTTTTGAAAAATGATGTAAATCATAGATTATGTTCGGATGTTCCTTACAATTCTTCAAATAATCCTATTTTATGTATTCTAACTAGTCTAAGGAGTTGTAAACATTTGGGAAAAAGAATCATAATTCAAATAAATTTGACTGGTGATAGTGAACTAACCATAAATGGACAATATACTGAGGTCAACAGACTGTTGACAACAGTCAACGTTCCGCGTACAGACCGCGTGAGATGAACGTGTGATGCGTTAGTTGTCCACGCTGGCGGTTTGTAAGATTGTTGATGGTATCAGCGTAAATTAATGTAACAAAATGAGGGTGTAATAGAGATTTCAAGTATCCGTCGGGTTAATAAAAAGGATCCGAGTCCCGGGTCGGAGTAAAAGTCGTTAAGCATCCGATAAAGACGGTTTGTCTCTTGTTTTCTCTTCCTCCTCCTCCTCCTCCTCCTCCTCTGTATTCTCCTCCATCTGAGAGAGAAAACAATTAAAAAGAACGAAAACAAAAGAAACAATCTCAACAATGGCGGATCAGCTCACCGACGATCAGATCTCTGAGTTCAAGGAAGCCTTCAGCTTATTCGACAAGGATGGTGACGGTACGTTTTCTCTTCTCCAGCCTTCTCCAAATGTTAGAGACATAAGTTTGTGGAATGCTTAGGATTTTGCTACTGTGTATACATGTTATTACTTGGCTTCGATTGGTTCGATCTATGGTTGATTCTTTGGGTATTTCTCTGTATCGTACGGATCTGCGTTTCGTGATCTCTAGACTAGTCCCTTTAGTTTCTCTTTTGATTGCCCAGAAACGCTGTTGATGTGAAAAAGATAAAGAGACAATCTTTGAATTTGGTTCTACCTATGTTGCTGCTTTGAGTTTGTTGTCTGTTTTGTCTGAAAAAAAAAGAAGATAAAGAGAGAAACTTGTTTGTTCTCTGCTTTGAGTTTTGTCTGAAATGATAAAAGAGAGAAATTTGTTGCCTGCTTTGAATTTTGTCTGTTTTGTCTGAAAAAAACATAAAGAGAGAAACTTGTTTGTTGTCTGCTTTGAGTTTTGTCTGAGAATGATAAAAGAGAGAAACTTGTTGTCTGCTTTGAGTTTTGTCTGAAAAAAAAAACATAAAGAGAGGAACTTGTTACCTGCTTTGAGTTTTGTCTGAAAATGATAAAAGAGAGAAACTTGTTGTCTGCTTTAAGTTTTGTAATTGTTAATTTTGTGGAGTAGTGAATAATGAACAATCCTTTTCATTGCTTACAGGTTGCATTACTACCAAGGAGCTTGGAACCGTGATGCGTTCTCTCGGACAGAACCCAACAGAAGCAGAGCTCCAAGACATGATCAACGAAGTTGACGCTGACGGTAACGGAACCATTGATTTTCCTGAGTTCTTGAACCTCATGGCTCGTAAGATGAAGGACACCGACTCCGAGGAAGAGCTCAAGGAAGCGTTCAGGGTCTTCGACAAGGATCAGAACGGTTTCATCTCAGCTGCTGAGCTCCGCCATGTGATGACAAACTTAGGTGAGAAGCTCACAGATGAAGAGGTTGACGAGATGATTAAGGAAGCTGATGTTGATGGTGATGGCCAGATTAACTATGAGGAGTTTGTCAAGGTCATGATGGCTAAGTGATAAGGTTTTTGTTACTATTAATACTCTTTTATGTGATTCTTATATTTACTATTATGTTCTAATGTTTTTTTTATTCATGGGACTTGGTTCTGTTTTATGGCTGTTTAAGACGCCAATGTTATCTCTGTAGACATTTGAAGATAAGATAGATTTGTGCTCTAAAGAGCTTTATTGCAAGACTAGTAGCTCATAGAGCTTTATTCATAAGCAAGAAAGTAAAGAGAGGATGAACTCTAGATTGTCACCAAGAACACAAGTAGCTGAATTGATATTTCATTAAGTGGAAGAGGGCTGCTCTTACGGCAGCCAAGATTCGTTTTTACAAAGCCTTAAACTACTATTTATACTAAATGGTAGAACCCTAGTTACATGGCTTTCTATGGACTTCTCCAATGACAGTCTTGGGCTTGTTGTGGGCTTGCTGTGTAGCTTCAATAATCTCTTTTATGCTCTGTTTTGTGTCTGAACATTTCAAGTCTTGCTCTTTGTAAGTTGTAACTTGGTCTAGTTTTGTTGTTTGTTATTAATGGTCTCTAGTAATAGAATCTATCTCAATCTCATGGAGAGGTGGCAATGTCTTTGTCCATAAAAAAATTTCAATTAATTTGAAATAAAGACTTTCTAGAACACGAGGCTGATTTGCAACGCATATAAAAATCGTTCGAACCTAGTGTGATCACAAACGTTGCAGTTGAATATTTTGGCTTAATTTTTTTTTTCTTAACGCATATCTAAACTATTAAGCCAGAAGTACAAATCTAAACTATTAAGCCAGAAGTATAAATAGTAATTATTCCTTAGAGTTGCACAAAAATTACATCCCTATGCCACTGCCATGAAACTCTGTCGTTTTACTTTTTTTTTTTTTTTTCTGAAACATTTTTGCCATTTCGTCTTTCTTACCCATCCGTAACATTGTTTTGGGCTTACAAATTGTTAATGGCCCAGATCAATACTAAATTTCGTATTTTACTAACCGAACACAAAAATCAATAACCAAATGTTTCAAAATCTGCTAACCCGTTGCAAACCAATCGATTGAACATATATTTACAAAATGTCTTTCATATCAAAACGACAAAACGTATCTACACCATTATATTCACGTTTTCTATTACATATGCATGATATAAACAGAGAATTTTGACTTTGGGAACCAAAATCTAAACCATAAAACAACCAAACCGTACCTTTATTATAAAATTAATATACTAAATGTTGGTATGCATAGTCATAAAGAATATTATTCTCTGTTTATATCATGCATATGTAATAGAAAACGTGAATATAATGATGTAGATACGTTTTGTCGTTTTGATATGAAAGACATTTTGTAAATATATGTTCAATCGATTGGTTTGCAACGGGTTAGCAGATTTTGAAACATTTGGTTATTGATTTTTTGTTTTCGGTTAGTAAAATACTAAATTTAGTATTGATCTGGACCATTAACAATTTGTAAGCCCAAAACAATGTTACTGGTGGGTAAGAAAGACGAAAAGGCAAAAATGTTTCAGAAAAAAAGAAAGAAAGTAAAACGACAGAGTTTCATGACAGTGGCATAGGGATGTAATTTTTGTGCAACTCTAAGGGATAATTACTATTTGTACTTCTGGCTTAATAGTTTAGATATTAGTAAGATTTTGCATATAAAATCGTACCTAATTAAACTTCTTTCCTTCCATACTACAAAATATTCCAAAAACGACTCCTAAATTTATGATTATTAAAAAACAAATCAACAAAGAATATTGTTTCCTAATTGTACGCAGTCAGCATTTAAAGAAGGTATCAAATAACTAACGCAATCACGTAATTATCTTTCAAAAAACTTGCCAACCAAGTAATGCTATCTCTAAAGATCAAATATTTTCTTTTTCCTATTAGATAAAAAATAATGAATGTACATTAAATAATTTTACAAAGATTTTGCCATTGATTCTGCGTTTAAATAATAACTACCAAAATTTATCATATAATTATTACGAATTAACCTAACGGGATCTCATTTGCTATCACAACTATATATATCTCATCATCTATTCTCCAAATCATATAAAAAAAACACAAAACCGCAACATGTCTAAGATGACGACATTAGAAACATATCGCCAGAAGGCGGACGGCACCGAGAAAGAGATCTATAGAAGAACGAGAACTAAAAAGTCGTACAAACAAACCTATTTCTGTTTCTTTTCCCGGAAAAAAAAAATATGGGCTTCGATTAATGTTTAAAGCCCACTAATTTTTAATAAAAATAAATTGCCTATTTCAATTCATCAAAATGGGCTTTGTAAATATAATAATGCAGATCAGTACTTTTTGTCAATGTTTTTTGGTCTAATTTTCCATATCCTTTCATTTTTGCTGTTAATATATATTTTTTTTTGAAGATCAATCAAATGTAATTTTTTAAAATTATTTATCACACACATTTTATAGTATAATTTAATAAAACACACTCAATCTAAACAAAATACTCCAATATTTTACACTTAATTGTTTAATTTACCAAGTAAAAGTAAAAAAAAAGTACAATTGAAAAAAATACAACTAATAGTTTAAAATTCGACACCAAGCAAAATGAACAAGATACACTATATATCAGAACTCAATAACCTATGAAACATTAACTACAAGTCTACATTTAACAAAAATATATAATTATGCAAAATATACATCCGTGCGAGCTCACATGTTAAAACCTAGTTAATGTTAAAAGGTAATTTTGTCAAAACAATATTGGAAATGTTCGAGTCATTTGCAAACCATAGAAGATCGAGTTAAAGTATGTTTTCTTTCTTTTTCTACTACAATCGTTTAAACGTTATAAGCAGTAGAAAACGGTGTCCATTATCAAACAAAACGCATGTAACGTTTGGAGGAGAACCAATAAAACCTTTTTATCAATAAACTTATTATTGTCGATGACACTATACAATATTGTACAGTCTCTCTCTCCAATCTCGTTTATGTATAGTATAAATATATACGATCTTATTTTTTGGACAGAACCCACCTAAAGCTCCAAACCCAACAAAAAAAAAAAAAAAAGCTGCAGAGAAGCAGACAACAACAAAAATGCAGCCAGAGATTTCAGATCAAATATTATATTCTTTCCTCACCGGAGGATCCTGTGCTTCATCGACCACCACCACCACCACAAGGTCGTCTTTCTACCCTTTTGCCATGGAAGACACAAGTTCTCAAGACAAAGCTCTTGCTACTACTGGCAGGAAACATAGAGAAGGTGAGCGAAGGAGAAGAGAAAGAATCAACTCTAATCTTAACAAGCTCCGGAACTTACTCTCTTGTAACTCCAAGGTACATATAATACTTCATATTATTTTTCACTAACTGAAAATTTGATAGAGGCTAATATATAATCTACTCATTCAAGTGGAAACCATAAAGCACTTTT
Proteins encoded in this window:
- the LOC106342986 gene encoding calmodulin-5 translates to MADQLTDDQISEFKEAFSLFDKDGDGCITTKELGTVMRSLGQNPTEAELQDMINEVDADGNGTIDFPEFLNLMARKMKDTDSEEELKEAFRVFDKDQNGFISAAELRHVMTNLGEKLTDEEVDEMIKEADVDGDGQINYEEFVKVMMAK